TTCGGGTGATGGGAATCATAAACGGCCTACCACGAGCCAAAGACATTCTAAATCCATGTTAAACGAGGGCTATTATACAAGATGAGCAAATTTCAAACGGCACTTACCCTCTCTCCACGACAAACAGAGAAATATAACATCTTTCCCGGGCTCGCAGCAATAACTGGCCTTGCTCTGACCACGGGTCTACGTCTGGAAATCCATcgatggcgagggcagcTCGCGGATCCAGGCACTCTCCTCGTGACACATTCGTTGGCCCCGACTCTAGGGCATCCCTGGGCATCAACGTCTTGTGAAGTGAGAGATCGAATGCAATGGTTGTCGCTATCGAGATGTATATGCATGTCTCATCATCCATGGTGTGATCTCCCGGAAATATCCATGGTATGTGTGTCATAAACGCCAAGACGATCTCTACGGATTTGTACTTGTCGTTGATCACCTTTTGAGCCAGCAACTTGACATGATTAAACAGCCTTTTGGATAAGGGACCCGCAGTAGGCATAAAGAGCGTAGACGCGGCCATGACGgttgtaaaaagaaaagcagatCGGCTGCGCGTGTAAGCCGCCGTGTGGACTCGAGGAGAGAGGCCCCATCTTGTGTGCACGAGCTTGGAATAGTAACtgcaatgatgatgagccCAACCGTTGTTTCATAATTTTCGTCTTGATAATCTCCATTCATATGCTTTAATGGGAGGGGACAGAGAGTTGTCTTACTAGTCAAACAATGActcagcctcgtccatgGTGACGAGGCCGAGGTCGACCGGGTCAAGGTCCTCGCCAACATCGAGCTTCACCTTGGTTTGCGAGAAGAAGCGCTGGACTCTGGCAGACTCGGGATCCTTCTTGGACGAGGATGACTCATGCTGCGGATTCTGAGGCGAGTCGCGACGGCTACGACGACCACTGGGCGGACGAAAGTAGGACGCgcgcgccagcagctgcagagggtTCTCGGCGTCGTCAATGGCCAGGCTCTCCTCTGTGCGCTGCACAAAGTCGGCCATGGACCGCTGGCCGGCGCTGTcgttctcgtcgtcgtcgtcactAGACGTCAGGCCGGCCTCGTCCTCCTGCGTGTTGCTCTGCGAGCCTTGCCTCGACGAATGCTCAGCCGCATCTTCACTAGCGTCTACGTCATCCAGCAGGTGTCTCAGATTGGCCACGAGGTTTCTGTCCTCGGCCCCTCGCGGCTCTCCCGACTTGACACGCTTGACGGCCTGCTCGATCTGATACAGCGCCTTGTCGATGCCCACCCGCTTGCTTTACTGCCTGGTCAGCACGGCTGTCACGGCCTATATCAACAGAATCGAGGTTGGTCTGGGAGCTTGCTTTTTGATGCCCTTTTGCCTGCCCGGATGGAACTCTGGGCGAATACACTCGCAGTTCAGGTGGATGCAGCGTCTGCACTTTGCCTCGTAGGGCATCCAATCACACTTGATCTTGCTGCGCCTGCAGACCAGACAGGCGGCCTGCTTCGGACGGGGCGGTTGCTCGGCCATGGTGCCCTACAGCCTCGCTGCACTTGTGAGCAGGTCTGGATCGCGTCGAGTCGCGCACCAAGACGATGACTGTAGAAGAGAATTGGACAAGACTGAGGAGGCGGCTGATGCTCGCCGAGATCGAGGAGCGGCAGGGTTGATAGCatgcgaagaaggcggcgcCGTCCACAGTGCAGCGCCGTCGAATTACACGGAATAAGGAATGGCCTAAGCCGTGCTCTCCGGCGCCGCCATCCAAGTTGAGCGCAGCACAGTCCTGGAAAACGCGGCTTAGACGCAGCCTTGCCGAACGCCGAATGCCGGCCCGCCAGCCCGTCGTGAGGCGTACTGTATAACTGGCACTGTCGAGATatcttgacagcagccaATCTTGTAGCACGCTGAAGCCAGATTCGACAAGGAGGTCGTGGCGCCATGGTTACACTCTCACTCACTCATCTTTGTTTGTTGCCGGTGTCCCGACGACTGCGTCGCAACCCAGA
This portion of the Trichoderma atroviride chromosome 6, complete sequence genome encodes:
- a CDS encoding uncharacterized protein (EggNog:ENOG41), whose translation is MAEQPPRPKQAACLVCRRSKIKCDWMPYEAKCRRCIHLNCECIRPEFHPGRQKGIKNKRVGIDKALYQIEQAVKRVKSGEPRGAEDRNLVANLRHLLDDVDASEDAAEHSSRQGSQSNTQEDEAGLTSSDDDDENDSAGQRSMADFVQRTEESLAIDDAENPLQLLARASYFRPPSGRRSRRDSPQNPQHESSSSKKDPESARVQRFFSQTKVKLDVGEDLDPVDLGLVTMDEAESLFDYYYSKLVHTRWGLSPRVHTAAYTRSRSAFLFTTVMAASTLFMPTAGPLSKRLFNHVKLLAQKVINDKYKSVEIVLAFMTHIPWIFPGDHTMDDETCIYISIATTIAFDLSLHKTLMPRDALESGPTNVSRGECLDPRAALAIDGFPDVDPWSEQGQLLLRARERCYISLFVVERGMSLARGRPFMIPITRNIKDVDTWHRSPLADEQDGPVASMAAVRRDLDSLFNTVRALCDGSQTSNSDGSLVARSIQGSIERFFDQWLAEWGLMIGLGPERRLPPYVEILFAHTRLSTYGRIINHPTAPVEVRIFFRTAGLSAALNVMRAAIQGESQLQSMPNNTAIMISFAACFALNISSYAPDGSGLAPSIRRLIEEATGVLERIGTVTPHRNGLSVLYGKHLQHLLQTSGPPKAHPTTKAKTDNAFIDGTNARNATGTTEQLHGPAGVVAGYGAVFNHVG
- a CDS encoding uncharacterized protein (EggNog:ENOG41) yields the protein MADFVQRTEESLAIDDAENPLQLLARASYFRPPSGRRSRRDSPQNPQHESSSSKKDPESARVQRFFSQTKVKLDVGEDLDPVDLGLVTMDEAESLFDYYYSKLVHTRWGLSPRVHTAAYTRSRSAFLFTTVMAASTLFMPTAGPLSKRLFNHVKLLAQKVINDKYKSVEIVLAFMTHIPWIFPGDHTMDDETCIYISIATTIAFDLSLHKTLMPRDALESGPTNVSRGECLDPRAALAIDGFPDVDPWSEQGQLLLRARERCYISLFVVERGMSLARGRPFMIPITRNIKDVDTWHRSPLADEQDGPVASMAAVRRDLDSLFNTVRALCDGSQTSNSDGSLVARSIQGSIERFFDQWLAEWGLMIGLGPERRLPPYVEILFAHTRLSTYGRIINHPTAPVEVRIFFRTAGLSAALNVMRAAIQGESQLQSMPNNTAIMISFAACFALNISSYAPDGSGLAPSIRRLIEEATGVLERIGTVTPHRNGLSVLYGKHLQHLLQTSGPPKAHPTTKAKTDNAFIDGTNARNATGTTEQLHGPAGVVAGYGAVFNHVG